The stretch of DNA GGCCTCGACGAGGGCGACGAGGTTCTTCCTCGGCTCGAGGGTGCCGAGGAAGAGCACGTAGCGCTCGCCCGGCGCGAGGGGCGCGAGCGCGGCGGCGTCGTGGCCCGGGGCGGGCTCTTCGGGGCGGAAGCGCTCGTGGTCGACCCCGTGCGGGACCACCACCACCGGGCAGGCGGGCGAGTAGCGGGCCCGCAGCCGCTGCGCGGTGTGCTCGCTCACACAGACGAGAAGGGCGGCGTGGCGCGCCGCGTGGCCGATCGCCCTGCGGAAGTAGCGGACCTTGCTCGCCTCGTGCCACTCGGGGTGCTCGACGAGGGTGAGGTCGTGGATCGTGACGACGACGGGGAGCTCGCCGCCGCGGGGCATCGTGTAGTGCGGCCCGTGCAGCAGCTCGGGAGCGTCCCTGCGGAGCGCCCGCCCGAGGGCGAGCTCGCCGAAGGCGAGGCGGGCCACCCGGTTCCCGGGGGCGACGGCGCGCACCGCGGCCGGCGCGAGCGCCTCCCAGCGCGCCGCGTCGCGGCGGCGCGTCACGAGCTCGAGCGCGACGTCGTCGCGCTGGACGAGCGCCCTCGCGAGCTCGCGCACGTAGACGCCGGCACCGGTCAGCTGCTCGGGGACGGCGGTGACGTCGAGGGCGACGCGCAGCGCGCTCACCGCGGGGGGGCGAGGGCGTCCCACAGCGCCACGTGCTCGGTCGCCGCCCGCCGCCAGGTGAGGCGCTCAGCGCGGCGACGGCCCGCCTCGACGAGGCGTCCCCGCAGGCCGGCGTCGCCGGCGAGCGCCACCAGGCCGTCGGCGATCGCCGCGACGTCGCGGGGGTCGACGGTGAGGGCGGCGTCGCCGGCGACGGGCGCCCTCCCCGCGAGCACCGGCAACCCCGCCGCCATCGCCTCCGCGACGGGGAGGCCGAAGCCCTCGCCGAGCGAGACGTAGCAGAGGGCGAGCGCGCCGGCGTAGAGGCCGGAGAGGACCGCCTCGGGGACCCGCCCGGTGAAGAACACGCCGGGCGCCTCGCCCGCGACCGGGAGCGGCCCCCACCCCTCCGGGCCGCAGAGGACGAGCGACGGCCGCCCCGGCAGGCGCTCGCGCACGGACTGGTAGGCGGCGACGAGGCGCGGCAGGTTCTTGCGCGGCTCGAGCGTGCCGACCGCGAGCAGGTAGTCGCCGGAGACCCCGAGCGAGGAGACGAGGGCGGCGGCGGCGGCGTGGTCCGGGGCGGCGCGGTGGTCGGCGCCCATCTCGATGAGGGCGATCTCCCGACCCTCGCCGACGACCTCGGCGAGCGAGTCGCCGACCTCGGCGGAGGTGACCACGAAGGCGGCGGCGCGGCGCACGGCGCGGCGCAGCGCCCCCTCGTGCCAGGCCCTGCCGTGGCGGCCGTAGGCCTCGGGGAGCTCGCGCCAGAGCAGGTCGTGGACGGTGACGACGAGCGGGCCGGCGACCGGCGGGATGTCGAAGCCGGTCGTGTGCACGAGGCGGTAGCCGCGCAGCGCCGCCGCGCCGAGCGCCCAGGCACGGGTGAGGAGCGGCTCGGGGAGGCCGAGGGCGGCGACGGGCTCGCCGAGGGCCTCGAGGGGGTCCGGGCGCCGCGGCGGGCGGCTGGCGACGAGCACGACGGGCGGCGCGGCCTGTTCGCCGAGCTCCGCGAGGCCCGCGAGGAGGCCGCGGATGTGCGTGCCGACCCCGCCCGGGACGGCGCGGCGGAGCTGTTCGACGACGATGCCGATGCTCGTCGCGCGCAACGTGTCGGCGGGAGCGCCCGACAGCCGGATCAACGGAAGAGGTCCTCGCCGGGCGGGCGCACGATCTCCCTGCGCACCGAGGACTCCCGAAAGGCGGCGGGGTCGATGCCGCGCACGACGCCGACGGGGTAGCCGGAGGACTTCCCCATCACGAGCTCGGCCGCTCCGGCGATCTCGTCCGCGACGCAGACCTCGGTGGCCACGAGCTCGCGCCCGAGGGCGTCGCGCTCGCCGCGCAGGTCGACCACGGCGGCGATCCCCGCGCAGCCGATCGCGACGTCGGTGAGGCCGCGCCGCCAGACCCGGCCGAAGGTGTCGGAGATGATCACCCCGACCTCGACGCCGGCGAGCACCCGCAGCGCGTCGCGGATGCCGCGCGCCGAGCGGTCGGGGTCGACCGGGAGCAGCACGGCGAAGCCCTCCTCGACGTTGGAGAGGTCGACGCCGGAGTTCGCGCAGACAAAGCCGTGGCGGGTCTCGGTGATCACGAGGTCGCCGCGACGGCGCAGCACCCGCACCGCCTCGGACTCGGCGAGGCGGCGCTTGGCGCTGGCGTCGGTCGGGTCGACGGCGACGATGCGCCCCTCGGCCTTGGAGACGATCTTCTGCGTCACGACGAGGACGTCGCGGTCCTCGAGGGAGGCCTGGGCGGCGATCAGCTCGCCGATCTTGTCGCCGGGGCGCACCTCGGGGAGGCCCTCGACCGGGAAGACCTGCAGCATCAGCGACCTCTGGAGCGGCGGTGGAGGCTCATCTCGGCCCCAGTCTTACCGGGCGCCACGATCAGGGTCGGGCGGCGGCGATCGCCACCTCGGTGAGCGCCTCGGCGACGGCGGGATCGCGCATCACGGTGTCGGCGACGACCGCCCGCATCCCCTCGGCCTCCACCTCGCCGGCGAGCGCCGCGTCGGCGCGGTCGATCACGAGCGTGCCGGCGACCTCGGCGAGGCACTCGGCGACGCCGCCCACCGAGGAGCGGCCGCCGAGCTCGACGAGCAACCGGTCGGCGGGCCCCTTCAGCGCCACGCCGCCGACGATCGGCGAGACGGCGACGACCGAGGAGCGGCGGGCGAAGAGCGCGTCGGCCACCCCGGGCACCGAGAGGATCGGGCCGATGGAGACGATCGGGTTCGAGGGGGCGATCAGCACCACCTCGGCCGCGGCGAGGGCCTCGGCGACGCCGGGTGCGGGGGTGGCGAGCTCGGCGCCCTCGTAGTGCACCTCGTCGACGGCGACGCTGTGGCGCCGGTGCACGAAGTACTCCTGGAAGGCGACCTCCTCGCCGCCCTCTAAGCGCAGCCGGGTGCGCACGCGGTCGTCGGTCATCGGCAGCAGCCGCGTCGTCACGCCGAAGGCGGCGGCGATCTCGGCCGTGACCTCCGAGAGGCACGCCCCCTCGGCGAGGCGGCCGCTCCGGTAGAGGTGGGTCGCGAGGTCGAGGTCACCGAGGCCGAACCAGGTCGGCGCGCCGAAGCGCCCGAGCTCGCCGAGGGCCCGGAAGCTCTCCCCCCGCCGCCCCCAGCCGCTCTCGGGGTTCATCTCGCCGGCGAGGGTGTAGGTGATCGTGTCGAGGTCCGGGGAGACCGAGAGGCCGAAGAGCTCGAGGTCGTCGCCGGTGTTCACCACCGCGACGAGCTCGCCGCCGGCCACCACCCGGCGCGCCCCGGCGAGCAGGCGCGCCGCCCCGACGCCGCCACAGAGGACGGCGATCACCGGGGCACGCCGCTGCGGCAGGCCTCGACGACGAGCGCGAGGCCCTCGTCGAGGGGGGTCCACGGCTTCCAGCCGAGGTGCAGCGCGGCGCGCCCGGCGTCGAGCACGCTGACGCGCGCGTCGCCGGGGCGCGCCGGGGCGCGCCTCGGCTTGGCCCTCGATCCGGTGAGCACCCGCAGCCGCTCGTAGAGCTCGGCGATCGTCGTCCCGACACCGGTCCCGATGTTGAGCACCAGGCCCGAGCCTCGCCCGGCGGCGCGGGAGAAGGCGTCGACCACGTCGTCGACGAAGACGAAGTCGCGCACCTGGCTGCCGTCGCCGTGGATCTCGCAGGGCTCGCCGGCGAGCAGCCGCGTCGCGAAGATCGCCACCACTCCCCCCTCGCCGCTCGCGTCCTGGCGGGGCCCGTAGACGTTGCCGAGCGCGAGGGCGCTGTACTCGAGGCCGTAGAGCTCGCGGTAGCAGGCGAGGTAGTCGAGCATCGCCCGCTTGGCGGCGCCGTAGGGCGAGCGGACGAGGCGCGGGGCGCGCTCGTCGACGGGGCGCGCGCCGGCGGCCGGCTCATCGTAGAGGGCGCCCCCCGAGGCGGCGAAGACCACCTTCTTCACCCCGCCGGCGCGCGCCGCGTCGAGGAGGCGCAGCCCGCCGAGGACGTTGACCTCCGCGTCGCGCAGCGGGTGCTCGGTCGAGACGAGGACGCTCGACTGCGCGGCGAGGTGGAAGACCACCTCGGGACGGTGGAGCGCGAGGTGCTCGGTGAGCGCCGGGTCGCGCACGTCGAGCTGGGTGAAGCTGAAGCCCCTGCCGCGGCGCCGTGCCTCGGCGAGGTTCGCCAGTGAGCCGCTCGAAAGGTCGTCGACGGCGTCGACGACGTGGCCCTCGGCGAGAAGGCGGTCGACGAGCGCGGAGCCGATGAACCCCGCGCCCCCGGTGACGAGCGCGCGCACCCTGGCCTACGAGGGCGGGTCGCCGCGCAGCTCGGCGCCGGGCTCGACGGTCGCCCCGTGGCCGATGATCGCCCCCGAGACGAGGGCGCCGGCGCCGACGAGCGCGCCCGGGCCGATCACCGCGGCCTCGACCACGGCGCCCTTCGCGATCTCGGCGTCGGCGAGCACGACGGCGTCGCGCACGGTCGCGCCCGAGGCGACGACGACCCGTTCACCGATCGTCGAGTCGGTGACGCTGGCCCCCTTTTCGACGAGCGCCCCGGCGCCGAGGAGCACCTCGCCCGCGGCCTCGCCGAGGAGCTGCGCGCCCTCGCCGAGGAACAGGCCGGGGCGCAGCTCGGTGGCGTCGGGCACGACGACGTCGGGGCGCAGGCCGCGCAGCACGTCGAGCTGGGCCTGCCGGTAGCGCTCCGGGGTGCCGGTGTCGATCCAGTAGGCGTCGGACTCCATCGCGTAGAGACGGCCCGCGGCGACGAGCTGCGGGAAGGTCTCGCGCTCGATCGAGACCCGCCCCTCGGGGGCGATCATCGCCAGCGCCTCGGGCTCAAGGACGTAGGTGCCGGCGTTGATGAGGTTGGTCGGCTCGGCGCCCGGGGCGGGCTTCTCGATGAAGGCCAGCACCTCGCCGTCGGCGGCCTTGTCGACCACGCCGTAGGCCGAGGGGTCCTCGACGGGGGTGAGCGCGATCGACGCGCAGGCGCCGCGGGCCTCGTGGAAGGCGATCAGCGCGCCGAGGTCGAGGTCGGTGAGGATGTCGCCGTTCACGACCACGATCCGCTCGTCGCTCATCGCCGACTGCGCCGCGGCGT from Acidimicrobiales bacterium encodes:
- a CDS encoding glycosyltransferase family 1 protein; its protein translation is MIRLSGAPADTLRATSIGIVVEQLRRAVPGGVGTHIRGLLAGLAELGEQAAPPVVLVASRPPRRPDPLEALGEPVAALGLPEPLLTRAWALGAAALRGYRLVHTTGFDIPPVAGPLVVTVHDLLWRELPEAYGRHGRAWHEGALRRAVRRAAAFVVTSAEVGDSLAEVVGEGREIALIEMGADHRAAPDHAAAAALVSSLGVSGDYLLAVGTLEPRKNLPRLVAAYQSVRERLPGRPSLVLCGPEGWGPLPVAGEAPGVFFTGRVPEAVLSGLYAGALALCYVSLGEGFGLPVAEAMAAGLPVLAGRAPVAGDAALTVDPRDVAAIADGLVALAGDAGLRGRLVEAGRRRAERLTWRRAATEHVALWDALAPPR
- a CDS encoding glycosyltransferase family 1 protein, translating into MSALRVALDVTAVPEQLTGAGVYVRELARALVQRDDVALELVTRRRDAARWEALAPAAVRAVAPGNRVARLAFGELALGRALRRDAPELLHGPHYTMPRGGELPVVVTIHDLTLVEHPEWHEASKVRYFRRAIGHAARHAALLVCVSEHTAQRLRARYSPACPVVVVPHGVDHERFRPEEPAPGHDAAALAPLAPGERYVLFLGTLEPRKNLVALVEAFDRLAANDRELRLVLAGRAGWGNRPLEEAIDRSGHRARIHRLGYVSDAAAPALLRNAAAVAYPSKEEGFGLPALEALACGAPLVTSADSVMAELAGTAAWSADATPGALAEALSAALAAPGARRAEGIARAAEFTWEQSAAGHVACYRDALA
- a CDS encoding NDP-sugar synthase, whose translation is MRALVLVGGQGTRLRPLTYDIPKPMLPVAGRPIIARILEWLGRHGVCEATLSLGYLPQPFLDTFPSGEVAGVRLRYAVESEPLDTAGAIRYAAAQSAMSDERIVVVNGDILTDLDLGALIAFHEARGACASIALTPVEDPSAYGVVDKAADGEVLAFIEKPAPGAEPTNLINAGTYVLEPEALAMIAPEGRVSIERETFPQLVAAGRLYAMESDAYWIDTGTPERYRQAQLDVLRGLRPDVVVPDATELRPGLFLGEGAQLLGEAAGEVLLGAGALVEKGASVTDSTIGERVVVASGATVRDAVVLADAEIAKGAVVEAAVIGPGALVGAGALVSGAIIGHGATVEPGAELRGDPPS
- the cofE gene encoding coenzyme F420-0:L-glutamate ligase, with the protein product MLQVFPVEGLPEVRPGDKIGELIAAQASLEDRDVLVVTQKIVSKAEGRIVAVDPTDASAKRRLAESEAVRVLRRRGDLVITETRHGFVCANSGVDLSNVEEGFAVLLPVDPDRSARGIRDALRVLAGVEVGVIISDTFGRVWRRGLTDVAIGCAGIAAVVDLRGERDALGRELVATEVCVADEIAGAAELVMGKSSGYPVGVVRGIDPAAFRESSVRREIVRPPGEDLFR
- the cofD gene encoding 2-phospho-L-lactate transferase, yielding MIAVLCGGVGAARLLAGARRVVAGGELVAVVNTGDDLELFGLSVSPDLDTITYTLAGEMNPESGWGRRGESFRALGELGRFGAPTWFGLGDLDLATHLYRSGRLAEGACLSEVTAEIAAAFGVTTRLLPMTDDRVRTRLRLEGGEEVAFQEYFVHRRHSVAVDEVHYEGAELATPAPGVAEALAAAEVVLIAPSNPIVSIGPILSVPGVADALFARRSSVVAVSPIVGGVALKGPADRLLVELGGRSSVGGVAECLAEVAGTLVIDRADAALAGEVEAEGMRAVVADTVMRDPAVAEALTEVAIAAARP
- a CDS encoding NAD-dependent epimerase/dehydratase family protein; its protein translation is MRALVTGGAGFIGSALVDRLLAEGHVVDAVDDLSSGSLANLAEARRRGRGFSFTQLDVRDPALTEHLALHRPEVVFHLAAQSSVLVSTEHPLRDAEVNVLGGLRLLDAARAGGVKKVVFAASGGALYDEPAAGARPVDERAPRLVRSPYGAAKRAMLDYLACYRELYGLEYSALALGNVYGPRQDASGEGGVVAIFATRLLAGEPCEIHGDGSQVRDFVFVDDVVDAFSRAAGRGSGLVLNIGTGVGTTIAELYERLRVLTGSRAKPRRAPARPGDARVSVLDAGRAALHLGWKPWTPLDEGLALVVEACRSGVPR